A window of Chlorobium phaeobacteroides DSM 266 genomic DNA:
CTACCCTTACATCCGCCATAGTCGAGTGATATTTAATTTACAGGTTCAGATTCCAGTTCAAAGAAGTAGTTTTCCATTACCGGATTTGAAAGAAGCTTTTCACAAATCTCACAGCAGATGCGTTCAGCATCTCCCCGTTCTGCTTCATTGATACTAACCTCGATATATTTGCCAATTCTTGCCGATGCAACAGAAGCATACCCGAGGTTCTTCAGCGCATGATCAACAGCCTTACCCTGAACGTCAAGGATGGATTGGCGAAGGGTAACCTTAATTTTTGCTTTATAGGACATTATCGGATGTGTGATGGATTGAAAAAAGTCAGGTCTGCCACTTGCGAAACAGCAAATTGAGCGACCTTATCACCCCGAGCAGAATATACAATAACAAGGCCAGAAAAAAAGCTTTCGCATGAAAGACAGGAACTGAAAACAGAGCAGCGCCGTAAAAAAACATCTGAAGCGGTTGTTGGCGGAACGTATCAACCGTAGGCTTCGGCAGCGCATCATAATTGACTTTGCTGACCATCAGCAACGCAAGAACCGTAGCAAGCAAGGCAAGCAGCTCACGTAAAACTTTGCCGGTAAAAAGCGGTTCGGCATTCATCCAGAGCACAAACCCTGCAATGGTCAACGCCTGTGCGGGTGTCGGCAAGCCGGAAAAA
This region includes:
- the purS gene encoding phosphoribosylformylglycinamidine synthase subunit PurS: MSYKAKIKVTLRQSILDVQGKAVDHALKNLGYASVASARIGKYIEVSINEAERGDAERICCEICEKLLSNPVMENYFFELESEPVN